The following proteins are co-located in the Nerophis ophidion isolate RoL-2023_Sa linkage group LG04, RoL_Noph_v1.0, whole genome shotgun sequence genome:
- the bud13 gene encoding BUD13 homolog, whose amino-acid sequence MRFCEGGGAVVVHDKMASAGLALSKAEYLKRYLSADDDAKKSKDKLKKKRRKPAGKGLKIVDDDIDWKQMVTVEDKQAEDDDEEAPVIAEVIDDRPEEVRRMEVFRTGSRWKVIGEDDGDGPPEEDGDSPARKTRHDSPEASPPGRARHDSPDVSPPRRKRHDSSDQSPPRQQAGKSAKERSKDSSPAKRKQTSSSSRRRSPGGSRPATRRHSDSDQSPPRKRTQKGGASDSDRSPPRKRTQKGGASDSDQSPPRRRAASDDDLSPPRRSGQAEDKRVLSGRRAGLISSDVLRKEKDEERRRDGDNWHLENQSRHAQTVFRDKSGKKRDLESEREEKKRKAAEKAAKDEKYAQWGKGLAQGHMEQQRLEDAVHEAQKPLARRHDDEDLDRMLREQERDGDPMAAMLRRKKERKTHGVKDRVQYKGPPPPPNRFNILPGHRWDGVNRSNGFEQKRYTRISDKKALQEEAYKWSVEDM is encoded by the exons ATGAGGTTCTgcgagggggggggggcagtggTTGTTCACGACAAGATGGCCTCCGCAGGACTTGCATTATCTAAAGCCGAATACCTCAAACGTTATTTATCCGCAGACGACGACGCTAAAAAGTCCAAGGACAAACTTAAGAAGAAGCGACGTAAGCCCGCAGGAAAAGG GCTTAAGATCGTCGATGATGACATAGACTGGAAACAGATGGTGACGGTGGAAGACAAGCAAGCAGAAGACGACGACGAGGAGGCGCCGGTG ATCGCCGAGGTGATCGACGACCGTCCTGAGGAGGTGAGGCGGATGGAAGTCTTTAGAACAGGCTCCAGATGGAAAGTCAttggag AGGACGACGGCGACGGACCGCCGGAGGAGGACGGAGATTCTCCGGCCAGAAAGACGCGGCACGACTCTCCCGAGGCGTCCCCGCCAGGCAGAGCTCGCCACGATTCTCCCGACGTTTCGCCGCCGCGGAGGAAACGCCACGACTCGTCAGACCAGTCTCCTCCCAGGCAGCAGGCGGGGAAGTCGGCAAAGGAGCGGAGTAAAG ATTCCTCCCCGGCGAAGCGTAAACAAACTTCCTCGTCAAGTCGCCGACGTTCGCCAGGAGGCAGCAGACCCGCAACCCGGCGCCACTCCGACTCGGACCAGTCGCCGCCACGAAAGAGGACGCAGAAGGGAGGGGCTTCCGACTCGGACCGGTCGCCGCCACGAAAGAGGACGCAGAAGGGAGGGGCTTCTGACTCGGACCAGTCGCCGCCCAGGCGGCGGGCAGCGTCCGACGACGACCTGTCGCCTCCACGCCGCTCGGGCCAGGCGGAG GACAAACGAGTGCTTTCGGGCCGGAGAGCGGGTCTGATTTCCTCGGATGTGCTTCGGAAAGAGAAGGACGAAGAACGCCGCAGGGACGGAGACAACTGGCACCTGGAAA ACCAGTCCCGCCACGCCCAGACGGTGTTCCGGGACAAGTCCGGCAAAAAGCGGGACCTGGAATCGGAGCGGGAAGAAAAGAAGCGGAAGGCTGCAGAAAAAGCTGCAAAGGATGAGAAATACGCTCAGTGGGGCAAAGG ACTGGCGCAGGGTCACATGGAGCAACAGAGGCTGGAGGACGCCGTGCATGAAGCCCAGAAGCCGCTGGCCCGTCGCCACGACGACGAGGACCTGGACCGCATGCTGAGGGAGCAGGAGAGGGACGGCGACCCCATGGCGGCCATGTTGCGGCGGAAGAAGGAGCGCAAGACTCACGGGGTCAAAG ACAGAGTCCAGTACAAAGGACCGCCCCCCCCTCCCAACAGGTTCAACATTCTACCCGGCCATCGCTGGGACGGCGTCAACAG GTCCAACGGCTTCGAGCAGAAGCGCTACACCAGGATCTCCGACAAAAAGGCCCTGCAGGAGGAGGCGTACAAGTGGAGTGTGGAGGACATGTGA
- the snrnp35 gene encoding U11/U12 small nuclear ribonucleoprotein 35 kDa protein — MEDWNPIAKVYEPLKAGSIDGTDVEPHDRAVWRAMCARYKPNKGVVGDPLLTLFVARLNPQTTEEKLRQVFSKFGDIKRLRLLRDIVTGFSKRYAFIEYKEERAVLRARRDANKLLVDQHELFVDFELERTLKGWIPRRLGGGQGGKKESGQLRFGGRDRPFRKPINLGVGPPQERWAGGRKEWERPGAGGGRDYGRDNRDNRDRSRVGDDSRDRSRGRDDSRDRSRGGDDSRYQERSRHGNRR; from the coding sequence ATGGAGGACTGGAACCCCATCGCGAAGGTGTACGAGCCGCTGAAAGCCGGGAGCATCGACGGTACCGACGTGGAGCCCCACGACCGAGCGGTGTGGCGGGCGATGTGTGCCCGCTACAAGCCCAACAAAGGCGTGGTGGGAGACCCGCTGCTGACGCTCTTCGTGGCCCGCCTCAACCCGCAGACCACGGAGGAGAAACTCCGGCAAGTCTTCTCCAAGTTTGGGGACATCAAGCGGCTGCGGCTGCTGCGGGACATCGTCACGGGCTTCTCCAAGCGCTACGCCTTCATCGAGTACAAAGAGGAGCGCGCGGTGCTTCGAGCCCGCCGGGACGCCAACAAGCTGCTGGTGGACCAGCACGAACTCTTCGTGGACTTCGAACTGGAGCGGACCCTGAAGGGCTGGATCCCCAGGCGGCTCGGCGGCGGCCAGGGCGGCAAGAAGGAGTCCGGACAGCTGAGATTCGGCGGCCGGGACCGACCCTTCCGCAAGCCCATCAACCTGGGAGTCGGGCCGCCGCAGGAGCGGTGGGCCGGCGGGCGGAAGGAGTGGGAGCGGCCCGGGGCCGGTGGAGGTCGAGACTACGGTAGGGACAACCGGGATAACCGGGACCGGAGCAGGGTGGGGGATGACTCCCGGGACCGGAGCAGGGGGAGGGATGACTCCCGGGACCGGAGCAGGGGGGGGGATGACTCCCGGTACCAGGAGAGGAGCAGGCACGGAAACCGGAGATGA